The Actinobacillus equuli genome includes a window with the following:
- the lptD gene encoding LPS assembly protein LptD, translating into MKTRYSVLSVAMMTAFYAQYAQADLREQCLLGVPHFQGEVIQGDQTLLPVEIEADSAVINQPKDATYTGDVAIKQGNRSIFADEVRVEQNGEQSRRAFLKGKYQYQDNLIQAQGRDAAMNLSAETADLQNTEFQLVGRQGRGTAESGSFSKNKRILRNATFTACLPNDNAWSIEGNEMIQHVDEEYAEIWHARFKVLGMPVFYSPYLQFPIGDRRRSGLLIPSFSRSSKDGFTYSQPFYWNIAPNMDATITPTYYSRRGWQISPEYRYLTQLGQGVIAGEYLGKDRLDEYKPDDNDRKRYLMHWRHNMSFLTDWRLYVDYTKVSDKRYFSDFDSEHGSSTDGYATQQFKLGYYQPNYNLSISGKKFQIFDNPSIGPYRVLPQIDFNYYKDNLVKGSNFKLFAQAARFENDSTLMPKAWRFHVEPTLNFPFANRYGSLNFETKLYATHYIQEKGNSNRAGEIDKNVTRVIPQVKIDLQTVLEADKQLFKGFNQTFEPRVQYVYRPYKDQSNIGSSLNRSVSFGYDSTLLQQDFYSFFNDRSFSGLDRIGSANRLTAGGTTRFYSDKTGTEVFNFSAGQMYYLSPSKISDDFRTTGRSSSWALESNWKFHRKWNWHGAYQYDTRLNQTSLANTSLQYKPSQDKLVQLNYRFASKDYINQNLRSNAYGQDIKQVGTVVGWELTDRIAFMASHYHDLALRKPVESQFSMNYNTCCWSANVYVARKLTATPIGAPDTIKDLYYDNKFGVNFELRFGTNYSSGVRKMLKKGLIPYTEQYGIN; encoded by the coding sequence ATGAAAACTCGTTATAGTGTTCTTTCTGTTGCAATGATGACAGCGTTTTATGCTCAGTATGCGCAAGCGGATTTGAGAGAACAGTGTCTATTAGGTGTACCGCATTTTCAAGGTGAAGTAATTCAGGGTGATCAAACCTTGTTACCGGTTGAAATCGAAGCGGATAGCGCAGTGATTAATCAGCCTAAAGATGCGACTTATACCGGCGATGTTGCGATTAAACAAGGTAACCGTTCTATCTTTGCAGATGAAGTACGAGTAGAACAAAATGGTGAGCAGTCCCGTCGAGCATTTTTGAAAGGGAAATATCAATATCAAGATAACCTTATTCAAGCACAAGGTCGTGATGCGGCAATGAATCTCAGTGCTGAAACTGCGGATCTACAAAATACCGAATTCCAATTAGTTGGTCGTCAAGGGCGGGGTACAGCGGAAAGCGGTTCGTTTAGTAAGAATAAACGTATATTAAGAAATGCTACTTTTACAGCGTGTTTGCCGAATGACAATGCGTGGTCTATTGAAGGCAATGAAATGATTCAGCATGTTGATGAGGAATATGCTGAAATTTGGCATGCGCGTTTTAAAGTACTAGGTATGCCGGTATTTTATTCACCTTATCTGCAATTTCCAATTGGCGATCGCCGCCGCTCAGGATTACTGATTCCAAGTTTTAGCCGTTCGAGCAAAGATGGTTTTACTTATTCTCAGCCGTTTTATTGGAATATTGCGCCGAATATGGATGCAACGATTACGCCAACTTATTACTCACGCAGAGGCTGGCAAATTAGCCCGGAATATCGTTATCTAACCCAATTAGGTCAAGGTGTTATTGCTGGTGAATATCTTGGTAAGGATCGTTTAGACGAATATAAACCGGATGATAATGACCGTAAGCGTTATTTAATGCACTGGCGTCATAATATGAGTTTCTTAACTGACTGGCGTTTGTATGTGGATTATACCAAAGTAAGCGACAAGCGTTATTTCTCTGATTTTGATTCTGAGCATGGCAGTAGTACGGATGGTTATGCAACTCAACAATTTAAATTAGGTTATTATCAACCGAATTATAATTTATCTATTTCGGGTAAGAAATTCCAAATATTTGACAACCCGAGTATCGGACCATATCGAGTATTACCGCAAATTGATTTTAATTACTATAAAGATAACTTGGTAAAAGGAAGTAATTTTAAACTTTTTGCACAAGCGGCTCGTTTTGAGAATGATAGTACATTAATGCCGAAAGCATGGCGTTTTCATGTAGAACCGACACTGAATTTCCCGTTTGCAAACCGCTATGGTAGCTTAAATTTCGAAACAAAGCTCTATGCAACACATTATATTCAAGAGAAGGGTAACAGTAATCGAGCGGGTGAAATTGATAAAAATGTTACTCGTGTTATTCCTCAAGTAAAAATTGATCTTCAAACGGTATTAGAAGCGGATAAGCAATTATTTAAAGGATTCAATCAGACATTTGAACCTCGCGTACAATATGTTTATCGTCCATATAAAGATCAAAGTAATATTGGTTCGAGTTTAAATCGAAGTGTAAGTTTCGGTTATGACTCTACTTTATTGCAGCAAGACTTTTATAGCTTCTTTAATGATCGTTCATTTAGTGGTTTAGATCGTATTGGATCGGCAAATCGCTTGACAGCAGGTGGAACAACACGTTTTTATAGTGATAAAACAGGTACTGAAGTGTTTAATTTTAGTGCAGGACAAATGTATTATTTAAGTCCGTCTAAAATTTCTGATGATTTTCGCACTACAGGCCGTTCATCTTCATGGGCATTGGAATCTAACTGGAAATTCCACCGTAAGTGGAATTGGCACGGTGCTTATCAATATGATACGCGTTTAAACCAAACTTCATTAGCCAATACATCGTTACAATATAAACCGAGTCAAGATAAACTTGTTCAGCTTAATTATCGTTTCGCAAGTAAAGACTATATTAATCAGAACTTACGTAGTAATGCGTATGGACAAGATATTAAACAAGTTGGCACGGTAGTAGGCTGGGAATTGACGGATCGTATCGCATTTATGGCAAGTCATTACCATGATCTTGCACTCAGAAAACCAGTAGAAAGCCAGTTTTCTATGAACTATAACACTTGCTGCTGGAGTGCTAATGTATACGTAGCCCGTAAGCTTACTGCAACGCCAATCGGGGCTCCTGATACTATTAAAGATTTATATTATGACAATAAATTCGGTGTGAATTTTGAATTACGTTTCGGTACAAATTACAGTAGCGGCGTACGTAAAATGTTGAAAAAAGGTCTAATTCCTTATACAGAGCAGTATGGAATTAATTAA